From one Triticum aestivum cultivar Chinese Spring chromosome 4B, IWGSC CS RefSeq v2.1, whole genome shotgun sequence genomic stretch:
- the LOC123094739 gene encoding agamous-like MADS-box protein AGL30 isoform X1, which produces MGRVKLKIKKLENTSGRQVTYSKRRSGILKKAKELSILCDIDLILLMFSPSGRPTICVGDKSPIDEVIAKYAQQTPQERAKRKLESLEALKKTFKKLDHDVNIQDFLGSGGQTVEELSSHLGALQCQMADVQKRLSYWSDPEKVENIDHIRAMEQSLKESLNRIGIHKENFAKQHLMGLQCPAAQFQNEMQLPLGLTGDPNPSSWFHNGGSSDGQPPMMLPEDPSLLHQRDIGCSTSTSLQSYPGYFSMSKQSTDTAAGEQQHQQAAGVRQHQHQHQQPEFSQGDCLTSLHLGAQFPYQSAFDHASLLNDRLFRPDMELHVDNAAASAMDFVGGHYEMPRPGDEASFQNWASAACGATMYDHQQQPPSAQLPAAATLTAASFDHATVLHQQLMI; this is translated from the exons ATGGGGAGGGTGAAGCTCAAGATAAAGAAGCTGGAGAACACCAGCGGGCGGCAGGTGACATATTCTAAGCGACGGTCAGGGATTCTCAAGAAGGCCAAAGAGTTGTCCATTCTATGTGATATCGATCTCATTCTTCTCATGTTTTCTCCTAGTGGAAGGCCTACCATATGCGTCGGCGACAAAAG CCCCATAGACGAAGTCATTGCAAAGTATGCACAACAAACTCCTCAGGAAAGGGCTAAAAG GAAGCTGGAGAGCTTAGAA GCACTAAAGAAGACATTCAAGAAGCTAGACCATGATGTCAACATTCAGGACTTCTTAGGCTCCGG GGGTCAGACGGTCGAG GAATTATCTAGTCATCTTGGCGCATTGCAATGTCAAATGGCAGATGTTCAAAAGCGTCTCAG TTATTGGAGCGATCCAGAGAAGGTTGAGAATATAGACCATATAAGAGCAATGGAGCAATCTCTCAAAGAATCTCTTAATCGCATCGGCATTCATAAG GAGAACTTTGCAAAGCAGCATCTGATGGGCCTACAGTGCCCTGCTGCTCAG TTCCAGAACGAGATGCAGCTACCTCTGGGGTTAACCGGTGATCCGAACCCTTCGTCGTGGTTCCACAACGGGGGCAGCAGCGATGGACAGCCGCCCATGATGTTACCTGAAGACCCCAGCTTGCTCCATCAGAG GGACATCGGGTGCTCGACGAGCACGTCACTGCAGAGCTACCCGGGCTACTTCAGCATGAGCAAGCAGTCGACGGACACCGCCGCGGGCGAGCAGCAGCACCAGCAGGCGGCGGGGGTACgtcagcaccagcaccagcaccagcagccGGAGTTCAGCCAGGGCGACTGCCTGACGTCACTGCATCTCGGCGCGCAGTTCCCGTACCAGTCCGCCTTCGACCACGCCAGCCTCCTCAACGACAGGCTCTTCAGGCCGGACATGGAGCTGCACGTCGACAACGCGGCGGCCTCAGCCATGGACTTCGTCGGCGGCCACTACGAAATGCCGAGGCCTGGCGACGAGGCCAGCTTCCAGAACTGGGCATCGGCGGCATGCGGCGCCACCATGTACGATCACCAGCAGCAGCCGCCATCTGCCCAA CTCCCTGCAGCAGCAACTCTGACAGCAGCTTCGTTCGACCACGCCACTGTCCTACATCAGCAGCTCATGATTTGA
- the LOC123094739 gene encoding agamous-like MADS-box protein AGL30 isoform X2: MGRVKLKIKKLENTSGRQVTYSKRRSGILKKAKELSILCDIDLILLMFSPSGRPTICVGDKSPIDEVIAKYAQQTPQERAKRKLESLEALKKTFKKLDHDVNIQDFLGSGGQTVEELSSHLGALQCQMADVQKRLSYWSDPEKVENIDHIRAMEQSLKESLNRIGIHKENFAKQHLMGLQCPAAQFQNEMQLPLGLTGDPNPSSWFHNGGSSDGQPPMMLPEDPSLLHQRDIGCSTSTSLQSYPGYFSMSKQSTDTAAGEQQHQQAAGVRQHQHQHQQPEFSQGDCLTSLHLGAQFPYQSAFDHASLLNDRLFRPDMELHVDNAAASAMDFVGGHYEMPRPGDEASFQNWASAACGATMYDHQQQPPSAQLIVQNITESLTVSSLQQQL, from the exons ATGGGGAGGGTGAAGCTCAAGATAAAGAAGCTGGAGAACACCAGCGGGCGGCAGGTGACATATTCTAAGCGACGGTCAGGGATTCTCAAGAAGGCCAAAGAGTTGTCCATTCTATGTGATATCGATCTCATTCTTCTCATGTTTTCTCCTAGTGGAAGGCCTACCATATGCGTCGGCGACAAAAG CCCCATAGACGAAGTCATTGCAAAGTATGCACAACAAACTCCTCAGGAAAGGGCTAAAAG GAAGCTGGAGAGCTTAGAA GCACTAAAGAAGACATTCAAGAAGCTAGACCATGATGTCAACATTCAGGACTTCTTAGGCTCCGG GGGTCAGACGGTCGAG GAATTATCTAGTCATCTTGGCGCATTGCAATGTCAAATGGCAGATGTTCAAAAGCGTCTCAG TTATTGGAGCGATCCAGAGAAGGTTGAGAATATAGACCATATAAGAGCAATGGAGCAATCTCTCAAAGAATCTCTTAATCGCATCGGCATTCATAAG GAGAACTTTGCAAAGCAGCATCTGATGGGCCTACAGTGCCCTGCTGCTCAG TTCCAGAACGAGATGCAGCTACCTCTGGGGTTAACCGGTGATCCGAACCCTTCGTCGTGGTTCCACAACGGGGGCAGCAGCGATGGACAGCCGCCCATGATGTTACCTGAAGACCCCAGCTTGCTCCATCAGAG GGACATCGGGTGCTCGACGAGCACGTCACTGCAGAGCTACCCGGGCTACTTCAGCATGAGCAAGCAGTCGACGGACACCGCCGCGGGCGAGCAGCAGCACCAGCAGGCGGCGGGGGTACgtcagcaccagcaccagcaccagcagccGGAGTTCAGCCAGGGCGACTGCCTGACGTCACTGCATCTCGGCGCGCAGTTCCCGTACCAGTCCGCCTTCGACCACGCCAGCCTCCTCAACGACAGGCTCTTCAGGCCGGACATGGAGCTGCACGTCGACAACGCGGCGGCCTCAGCCATGGACTTCGTCGGCGGCCACTACGAAATGCCGAGGCCTGGCGACGAGGCCAGCTTCCAGAACTGGGCATCGGCGGCATGCGGCGCCACCATGTACGATCACCAGCAGCAGCCGCCATCTGCCCAA CTTATTGTTCAGAACATTACTGAATCCCTGACCGTCAGCTCCCTGCAGCAGCAACTCTGA
- the LOC123094739 gene encoding agamous-like MADS-box protein AGL65 isoform X4, translating into MGRVKLKIKKLENTSGRQVTYSKRRSGILKKAKELSILCDIDLILLMFSPSGRPTICVGDKSPIDEVIAKYAQQTPQERAKRKLESLEALKKTFKKLDHDVNIQDFLGSGGQTVEELSSHLGALQCQMADVQKRLSYWSDPEKVENIDHIRAMEQSLKESLNRIGIHKENFAKQHLMGLQCPAAQFQNEMQLPLGLTGDPNPSSWFHNGGSSDGQPPMMLPEDPSLLHQRDIGCSTSTSLQSYPGYFSMSKQSTDTAAGEQQHQQAAGVRQHQHQHQQPEFSQGDCLTSLHLGAQFPYQSAFDHASLLNDRLFRPDMELHVDNAAASAMDFVGGHYEMPRPGDEASFQNWASAACGATMYDHQQQPPSAQQL; encoded by the exons ATGGGGAGGGTGAAGCTCAAGATAAAGAAGCTGGAGAACACCAGCGGGCGGCAGGTGACATATTCTAAGCGACGGTCAGGGATTCTCAAGAAGGCCAAAGAGTTGTCCATTCTATGTGATATCGATCTCATTCTTCTCATGTTTTCTCCTAGTGGAAGGCCTACCATATGCGTCGGCGACAAAAG CCCCATAGACGAAGTCATTGCAAAGTATGCACAACAAACTCCTCAGGAAAGGGCTAAAAG GAAGCTGGAGAGCTTAGAA GCACTAAAGAAGACATTCAAGAAGCTAGACCATGATGTCAACATTCAGGACTTCTTAGGCTCCGG GGGTCAGACGGTCGAG GAATTATCTAGTCATCTTGGCGCATTGCAATGTCAAATGGCAGATGTTCAAAAGCGTCTCAG TTATTGGAGCGATCCAGAGAAGGTTGAGAATATAGACCATATAAGAGCAATGGAGCAATCTCTCAAAGAATCTCTTAATCGCATCGGCATTCATAAG GAGAACTTTGCAAAGCAGCATCTGATGGGCCTACAGTGCCCTGCTGCTCAG TTCCAGAACGAGATGCAGCTACCTCTGGGGTTAACCGGTGATCCGAACCCTTCGTCGTGGTTCCACAACGGGGGCAGCAGCGATGGACAGCCGCCCATGATGTTACCTGAAGACCCCAGCTTGCTCCATCAGAG GGACATCGGGTGCTCGACGAGCACGTCACTGCAGAGCTACCCGGGCTACTTCAGCATGAGCAAGCAGTCGACGGACACCGCCGCGGGCGAGCAGCAGCACCAGCAGGCGGCGGGGGTACgtcagcaccagcaccagcaccagcagccGGAGTTCAGCCAGGGCGACTGCCTGACGTCACTGCATCTCGGCGCGCAGTTCCCGTACCAGTCCGCCTTCGACCACGCCAGCCTCCTCAACGACAGGCTCTTCAGGCCGGACATGGAGCTGCACGTCGACAACGCGGCGGCCTCAGCCATGGACTTCGTCGGCGGCCACTACGAAATGCCGAGGCCTGGCGACGAGGCCAGCTTCCAGAACTGGGCATCGGCGGCATGCGGCGCCACCATGTACGATCACCAGCAGCAGCCGCCATCTGCCCAA CAACTCTGA
- the LOC123094739 gene encoding agamous-like MADS-box protein AGL65 isoform X3, which yields MGRVKLKIKKLENTSGRQVTYSKRRSGILKKAKELSILCDIDLILLMFSPSGRPTICVGDKSPIDEVIAKYAQQTPQERAKRKLESLEALKKTFKKLDHDVNIQDFLGSGGQTVEELSSHLGALQCQMADVQKRLSYWSDPEKVENIDHIRAMEQSLKESLNRIGIHKENFAKQHLMGLQCPAAQFQNEMQLPLGLTGDPNPSSWFHNGGSSDGQPPMMLPEDPSLLHQRDIGCSTSTSLQSYPGYFSMSKQSTDTAAGEQQHQQAAGVRQHQHQHQQPEFSQGDCLTSLHLGAQFPYQSAFDHASLLNDRLFRPDMELHVDNAAASAMDFVGGHYEMPRPGDEASFQNWASAACGATMYDHQQQPPSAQQQL from the exons ATGGGGAGGGTGAAGCTCAAGATAAAGAAGCTGGAGAACACCAGCGGGCGGCAGGTGACATATTCTAAGCGACGGTCAGGGATTCTCAAGAAGGCCAAAGAGTTGTCCATTCTATGTGATATCGATCTCATTCTTCTCATGTTTTCTCCTAGTGGAAGGCCTACCATATGCGTCGGCGACAAAAG CCCCATAGACGAAGTCATTGCAAAGTATGCACAACAAACTCCTCAGGAAAGGGCTAAAAG GAAGCTGGAGAGCTTAGAA GCACTAAAGAAGACATTCAAGAAGCTAGACCATGATGTCAACATTCAGGACTTCTTAGGCTCCGG GGGTCAGACGGTCGAG GAATTATCTAGTCATCTTGGCGCATTGCAATGTCAAATGGCAGATGTTCAAAAGCGTCTCAG TTATTGGAGCGATCCAGAGAAGGTTGAGAATATAGACCATATAAGAGCAATGGAGCAATCTCTCAAAGAATCTCTTAATCGCATCGGCATTCATAAG GAGAACTTTGCAAAGCAGCATCTGATGGGCCTACAGTGCCCTGCTGCTCAG TTCCAGAACGAGATGCAGCTACCTCTGGGGTTAACCGGTGATCCGAACCCTTCGTCGTGGTTCCACAACGGGGGCAGCAGCGATGGACAGCCGCCCATGATGTTACCTGAAGACCCCAGCTTGCTCCATCAGAG GGACATCGGGTGCTCGACGAGCACGTCACTGCAGAGCTACCCGGGCTACTTCAGCATGAGCAAGCAGTCGACGGACACCGCCGCGGGCGAGCAGCAGCACCAGCAGGCGGCGGGGGTACgtcagcaccagcaccagcaccagcagccGGAGTTCAGCCAGGGCGACTGCCTGACGTCACTGCATCTCGGCGCGCAGTTCCCGTACCAGTCCGCCTTCGACCACGCCAGCCTCCTCAACGACAGGCTCTTCAGGCCGGACATGGAGCTGCACGTCGACAACGCGGCGGCCTCAGCCATGGACTTCGTCGGCGGCCACTACGAAATGCCGAGGCCTGGCGACGAGGCCAGCTTCCAGAACTGGGCATCGGCGGCATGCGGCGCCACCATGTACGATCACCAGCAGCAGCCGCCATCTGCCCAA CAGCAACTCTGA